A genomic region of Bacteroidota bacterium contains the following coding sequences:
- a CDS encoding Crp/Fnr family transcriptional regulator yields MRKEILFTDVELLDSITQQAVKKLLKPNTILLSPGDTIKFIPIVIKGSIRIVLQNKEGREYFLYYIFPGESCAMSLSCCQASRKSEIKAVVEDETEILLVPINFVDEWMKYPEWKKFTSNTQAQRFSELLETIELIAFSKLDEQLLTYLNKRIQATGVRTIKITHQEIADELNSPREVITRLLHQLQIQKKVKLSRNAIEVFW; encoded by the coding sequence TTGAGAAAGGAAATACTTTTTACTGATGTAGAGTTACTTGATTCGATAACGCAGCAAGCTGTAAAGAAGTTGTTGAAGCCTAATACCATACTTCTTAGTCCAGGTGATACCATAAAGTTTATTCCAATAGTTATTAAAGGAAGTATTCGTATTGTGCTTCAAAATAAGGAAGGGCGCGAGTATTTTCTTTATTATATTTTTCCGGGAGAAAGTTGTGCTATGTCTTTGTCTTGCTGCCAGGCATCTAGAAAAAGCGAAATAAAGGCTGTTGTTGAAGATGAAACAGAAATTTTGTTAGTTCCTATAAATTTTGTGGATGAATGGATGAAGTATCCAGAGTGGAAGAAATTTACCAGTAATACCCAAGCACAGCGCTTTTCAGAATTGCTCGAAACAATTGAACTTATTGCATTCTCGAAACTGGATGAACAATTACTAACTTATCTAAATAAAAGAATTCAGGCTACCGGAGTCAGAACAATAAAAATCACTCACCAAGAAATTGCAGACGAGCTTAACTCTCCACGGGAAGTAATTACAAGGCTTTTACATCAATTGCAAATCCAAAAGAAAGTAAAATTGTCACGAAACGCTATCGAGGTTTTTTGGTAA
- the ccoS gene encoding cbb3-type cytochrome oxidase assembly protein CcoS, with amino-acid sequence MSAIFLLIGASLLVAVGFLAAFIWSVKDGQYDDDYTPSVRMLFDNKSNNNSSSKENKK; translated from the coding sequence ATGAGTGCAATATTTCTTCTAATTGGTGCAAGTTTGTTAGTGGCAGTGGGTTTCTTGGCAGCATTTATTTGGTCTGTAAAAGATGGTCAGTACGATGATGACTATACACCATCTGTCAGAATGTTATTCGATAATAAATCAAACAATAATTCAAGTTCAAAAGAAAACAAAAAATAA
- the ccoN gene encoding cytochrome-c oxidase, cbb3-type subunit I encodes MEIERFSYDNKIVKNFAYATIVWGLVGMLVGLWVALQFVFPVLNLGIPYTTFGRLRPLHTNAVIFAFVGNGIFMGVYYSLQRLCKARMFSDALSKIHFWGWQLIIVFAALTIPFGITTGKEYAELEWPIDIAIALIWVVFGWNMFGTIIKRRERHLYVGIWFYIATFVTVAMLHIVNSFEIPVSFLKSYSWYAGVQDALVQWWYGHNAVAFFLTTPYLGLMYYFIPKAADRPVYSYRLSIIHFWALIFLYIWAGPHHLLYTALPDWAQSLGVVFSVMLIAPSWGGMINGLLTLRGAWDKVREDVVLKFMVVAVTAYGMATFEGPMLSLKNVNAIGHFTDWIIAHVHVGALGWNGFLTFGILYWLIPRIFRTELYSKKLANWHFWIGTLGIIFYAVPMYWAGFAQSFMWKQFTEEGQLQYQFLETVTHIIPMYALRSLGGLFYLIGAVMMAYNIVKTVKAGSLLENEDAEAPALAKEYHAHTNEHWHRWIERRPVQMLVFSLVLVLIGGAIEMIPTFLVKSNIPTIASVKPYTPLELQGRDLYIKEGCYTCHSQMIRPFRSEVARYGEYSKAGEFVYDHPFQWGSKRTGPDLARIGGKYPDSWHYNHMLEPTSMSPGSIMPNYAWMLDNELDTTNTAAKIRAMITLGVPYAEGYDKNANADLIKQANGIVENLKKDGIETTNNKEIIALIAYLQRMGVDIKSKK; translated from the coding sequence ATGGAAATAGAAAGATTTTCGTACGATAACAAGATTGTTAAAAACTTTGCGTATGCAACTATAGTTTGGGGATTAGTAGGAATGCTGGTTGGTCTATGGGTTGCATTACAATTTGTGTTTCCAGTATTAAACTTAGGTATTCCATACACCACTTTTGGAAGATTAAGACCCCTACATACCAATGCTGTTATCTTCGCATTTGTTGGTAATGGAATTTTTATGGGTGTGTATTACTCTTTACAACGTCTTTGCAAAGCACGCATGTTTAGCGATGCATTAAGCAAAATACATTTTTGGGGATGGCAATTAATAATTGTTTTTGCTGCACTAACCATACCATTTGGAATTACCACAGGGAAAGAATATGCAGAACTAGAATGGCCCATTGATATTGCCATAGCATTGATTTGGGTTGTTTTTGGTTGGAACATGTTTGGAACAATAATAAAAAGAAGGGAACGACACTTGTATGTAGGAATTTGGTTCTATATAGCAACGTTTGTTACAGTAGCCATGCTTCATATTGTAAACTCATTTGAAATTCCAGTTTCATTTCTTAAAAGCTATTCTTGGTATGCAGGTGTGCAAGATGCATTGGTGCAATGGTGGTATGGACATAATGCAGTTGCGTTCTTTCTTACAACTCCATACTTAGGTTTGATGTATTACTTCATTCCAAAAGCCGCAGATAGACCAGTTTACTCTTATCGATTATCTATAATACACTTTTGGGCTTTAATTTTTCTGTATATCTGGGCAGGACCACATCATTTGCTATACACGGCATTACCAGATTGGGCGCAATCTTTAGGAGTAGTGTTCTCTGTAATGCTAATTGCTCCATCTTGGGGAGGTATGATTAATGGCTTACTTACGTTAAGAGGCGCTTGGGATAAAGTTAGAGAAGATGTTGTATTGAAATTTATGGTTGTAGCTGTTACAGCGTATGGTATGGCTACATTCGAAGGTCCGATGCTTTCTCTTAAAAATGTAAACGCAATTGGACACTTTACCGATTGGATTATTGCACATGTACATGTGGGGGCATTGGGCTGGAACGGCTTCTTAACTTTTGGAATATTATATTGGTTAATACCTAGAATATTCCGAACTGAATTGTACTCTAAAAAATTAGCTAATTGGCATTTTTGGATTGGCACCCTAGGAATAATTTTTTATGCGGTACCTATGTATTGGGCCGGTTTTGCACAAAGCTTCATGTGGAAACAGTTTACAGAAGAAGGACAACTACAATATCAATTCTTAGAAACAGTAACGCATATTATTCCAATGTACGCATTGCGATCTCTTGGAGGTTTGTTCTATTTGATTGGTGCCGTTATGATGGCATACAACATTGTAAAAACTGTTAAGGCTGGCTCACTACTTGAAAATGAAGATGCAGAAGCTCCCGCACTAGCAAAAGAGTACCATGCACACACAAACGAACATTGGCACAGATGGATTGAACGCAGACCTGTACAAATGCTAGTTTTCAGCTTAGTACTTGTATTAATTGGCGGGGCAATAGAAATGATTCCAACATTCTTGGTAAAATCAAACATCCCAACGATTGCCTCTGTAAAGCCCTACACTCCACTAGAATTACAAGGCAGGGATTTATACATCAAAGAGGGTTGTTATACATGCCACTCTCAAATGATAAGACCATTCCGATCTGAAGTAGCACGTTATGGCGAATACTCAAAAGCAGGTGAATTTGTGTATGATCATCCTTTTCAATGGGGTTCAAAAAGAACGGGACCCGATTTAGCAAGAATTGGTGGAAAATATCCAGATTCATGGCACTATAACCATATGTTAGAGCCGACATCGATGTCTCCTGGATCTATCATGCCCAACTACGCTTGGATGCTAGACAATGAGTTAGACACAACTAACACGGCTGCAAAAATAAGAGCCATGATTACACTAGGTGTGCCTTATGCAGAAGGGTATGATAAAAATGCAAATGCAGATTTAATTAAACAAGCAAACGGCATTGTAGAAAACCTAAAGAAAGATGGCATAGAAACCACAAACAATAAGGAGATTATAGCCCTAATAGCCTATTTACAGCGTATGGGCGTTGATATAAAATCAAAAAAATAG
- a CDS encoding c-type cytochrome: MRYFKINNVALEKNIAIKTKKYMLLMATIFIFLGLSAQTTSAPVDSSIGIFSNALSLTILAVIGFLLILISVLGSVLKKIAFYKQQKENKSNTTILSIALLAFLSTLSTSVRADNLVENITKSVTIGVGGIDVLTFWVLLFVILIELIIVAVLINLINLQLASKQDDSVTVKSIPQEPSFFEKVNASVAIENEKDILFDHEYDGIRELDNNLPPWWKYGFYLTIIFGVIYIINYHISKTGKLQTDEYITEVAEANAAIEEYRKVAANQVDENTVTLLTDASDIGNGKELFMANCAACHGRLGEGGVGPNLTDNYWIHGGGVKDIFKTIKYGVVEKGMKSWEADFSPIQISRITSYIKSINGTNPPNGKEKQGDLYTENIVSPKDSTTTPIDTITSSTVVDTLSKK; encoded by the coding sequence ATGAGATATTTTAAAATAAATAACGTTGCACTAGAAAAAAATATAGCAATTAAAACTAAAAAGTATATGTTGCTCATGGCTACCATATTTATCTTTCTAGGGCTATCAGCGCAAACAACTAGTGCACCTGTCGATTCAAGCATTGGAATATTCTCAAATGCTCTATCCCTAACAATACTTGCAGTAATAGGATTTCTTTTAATCTTAATTTCTGTGCTTGGAAGTGTGTTAAAAAAAATAGCATTCTACAAACAACAAAAAGAAAATAAATCAAACACAACTATACTTAGCATTGCGCTTCTTGCATTTCTTTCTACCTTAAGTACATCTGTTCGCGCAGACAACTTGGTTGAAAATATTACAAAAAGTGTTACTATAGGAGTTGGAGGGATAGATGTTCTAACCTTCTGGGTATTGCTATTTGTAATTCTTATTGAGCTGATTATTGTTGCGGTACTTATAAATCTGATAAACTTACAATTAGCAAGCAAGCAAGACGACTCTGTAACTGTAAAATCAATACCACAAGAACCTTCATTCTTCGAAAAAGTAAATGCATCTGTTGCAATAGAGAATGAAAAAGATATTCTATTTGATCATGAATACGATGGTATTCGCGAACTAGACAACAACCTCCCTCCATGGTGGAAATACGGATTTTACCTTACAATTATATTTGGGGTTATATACATTATAAACTACCATATAAGTAAAACAGGCAAACTTCAAACAGACGAATACATAACAGAAGTAGCGGAAGCAAATGCGGCAATTGAGGAATATAGAAAAGTAGCTGCCAATCAAGTTGATGAAAACACTGTTACCTTACTTACAGATGCTTCTGATATAGGCAATGGCAAAGAATTATTTATGGCTAACTGCGCTGCTTGTCATGGTAGACTAGGTGAAGGTGGTGTAGGACCAAATCTAACAGACAACTATTGGATACATGGGGGAGGTGTAAAAGATATTTTCAAAACTATTAAATATGGAGTTGTTGAAAAAGGAATGAAATCTTGGGAAGCAGATTTTTCGCCTATTCAAATAAGTAGAATTACGAGTTATATAAAAAGCATCAATGGGACTAATCCGCCTAACGGAAAAGAAAAGCAGGGTGATTTATACACAGAAAACATAGTATCCCCAAAAGACTCTACTACTACTCCAATTGATACCATAACTTCATCTACAGTAGTAGACACTTTGTCAAAAAAATAA
- the ccoG gene encoding cytochrome c oxidase accessory protein CcoG, whose amino-acid sequence MDETSSSTNTKSFRDSISTIDEQGKRSWIYAQKPKGWYYNARTVLSFFYLLIFFTLPFLKVNGNPLFLFNVIERKFILFSVVFWPQDFFIFGLGMLIFIVFIALFTVIFGRIFCGWACPQTIFMEMVFRKIEYLIEGDASHQKALNKMPWNKEKIIRKLSKHILFFLLSFLIANTFLSYIIGVDKLFITISEPITKHAGEFIALLIFTGIFYGVYSWFREQVCIVVCPYGRMQGVLLDKNSIIVAYDYVRGETRGKYKKNEQRTSGDCIDCFQCVKVCPTNIDIRNGTQLECVNCTACIDACDHMMEKVGLPKGLIRYDSENGIANGIKLKLSPRIIAYSAILLVLIGLESFLLLSRSDLDTTIIRARGMLYQNQPDNKISNLYNIKLINKTRLDMPVTLKLESTEGEIKMVGKDIYAKKESLSEGTFFIMLDKSAIKQRKTNLRVGIYSNNKKIKEAETSFLGPIKK is encoded by the coding sequence ATGGATGAAACATCCTCCTCGACAAATACAAAATCATTTCGCGACTCAATTTCTACAATTGACGAGCAAGGCAAACGGTCGTGGATATATGCGCAGAAACCTAAAGGATGGTATTATAATGCACGTACGGTTCTTAGCTTTTTCTACTTACTAATTTTTTTTACACTACCATTCCTAAAAGTGAATGGAAATCCTTTATTCCTTTTTAATGTTATAGAAAGGAAATTTATTTTGTTTAGCGTAGTTTTTTGGCCTCAAGACTTTTTCATCTTTGGACTTGGGATGCTTATTTTCATTGTATTCATTGCACTTTTTACAGTAATTTTCGGACGAATATTCTGCGGGTGGGCATGCCCTCAAACCATATTTATGGAAATGGTTTTCCGCAAAATTGAATATCTTATTGAAGGCGATGCTTCTCATCAAAAAGCATTAAACAAAATGCCTTGGAATAAAGAAAAAATAATAAGAAAGTTGAGCAAACACATCCTCTTTTTTCTACTCTCTTTTCTAATTGCAAACACCTTTCTATCCTACATAATTGGAGTAGATAAATTATTTATTACGATTTCCGAACCCATAACAAAACATGCCGGAGAGTTTATCGCATTATTAATTTTCACAGGAATATTTTATGGAGTTTATTCTTGGTTTAGAGAACAAGTATGTATCGTAGTATGTCCTTACGGAAGAATGCAAGGTGTACTTCTAGATAAAAACTCAATTATAGTTGCCTATGATTATGTTAGAGGAGAGACAAGAGGAAAGTATAAGAAAAATGAACAACGTACTTCTGGAGATTGTATCGACTGTTTTCAGTGTGTAAAGGTATGCCCTACAAATATTGACATACGAAACGGGACGCAACTAGAATGTGTAAACTGTACCGCTTGCATTGACGCATGCGACCATATGATGGAAAAAGTAGGACTCCCGAAAGGATTGATACGCTATGACTCTGAAAATGGAATTGCAAATGGAATAAAACTAAAACTATCCCCTAGAATAATTGCCTACTCTGCAATTCTACTTGTACTTATCGGATTAGAATCGTTCCTACTACTTAGCCGATCTGATTTAGATACAACAATAATAAGGGCTAGAGGAATGTTGTATCAAAATCAACCTGACAATAAAATAAGTAATCTATACAATATAAAGCTTATCAATAAAACTAGATTGGATATGCCGGTAACACTGAAACTAGAATCTACTGAAGGCGAAATAAAAATGGTAGGAAAAGATATTTATGCAAAAAAAGAAAGTTTGTCAGAGGGAACGTTTTTTATTATGCTAGACAAATCAGCTATCAAACAACGTAAAACTAATTTGCGAGTTGGAATTTACTCCAACAATAAAAAAATAAAAGAAGCAGAAACAAGTTTTTTAGGTCCAATTAAAAAATAA
- a CDS encoding FixH family protein — translation MNWGIKILLLYLGFITLIITLVTLSMNQKVDLVATDYYAQELAYQEKIDGAKNYEKLSTPIKITAENNILTIQYPNELMEHETTGSILLYRPSNSSLDYSFALQINSEGKQHITPKELKRGLYKVKFSYKSNGENYFTEQNLFIN, via the coding sequence ATGAACTGGGGAATTAAAATTTTACTACTGTACTTAGGATTCATCACATTAATTATAACGCTAGTTACACTTAGCATGAATCAAAAAGTTGATTTGGTAGCCACAGATTATTATGCGCAAGAACTTGCTTATCAAGAAAAAATTGATGGCGCTAAAAACTATGAAAAGCTAAGTACTCCGATAAAAATTACGGCAGAAAATAACATTCTTACGATACAATATCCTAACGAATTAATGGAACATGAAACTACAGGTAGTATTCTACTCTATCGACCTTCCAATTCATCTTTAGATTATAGTTTTGCATTACAAATAAACAGCGAAGGCAAACAGCATATAACTCCTAAAGAATTAAAACGAGGATTATATAAAGTAAAATTTTCCTATAAGTCAAATGGTGAAAATTACTTTACAGAACAAAATTTATTTATAAACTAA
- a CDS encoding sulfite exporter TauE/SafE family protein: protein MEIYATAIVLGFLGSFHCIGMCGPIAMALPVGGFSKWEKIVGVLLYNIGRVFTYFLLGLLFGALGETFVIGGFQQTISISLGIILLLIILLPKRYLNGFMSFSFIYKIVSVLKSNLRNLLNSNNYTSLFIIGLLNGLLPCGLVYVGIAGAIAVGSILKGGLFMAIFGAGTIPALFAVSVFTQNISLVFRKQITKAVPFFIGVMAVLLIVRGLNLGIPYLSPEISEKKAECSKCCHK from the coding sequence ATGGAAATTTACGCTACTGCAATTGTATTAGGCTTTCTAGGGAGCTTTCACTGCATTGGCATGTGTGGACCAATTGCAATGGCACTTCCTGTTGGGGGATTTTCTAAATGGGAAAAAATAGTTGGAGTACTTCTTTACAATATTGGTCGTGTATTTACCTATTTTCTACTTGGTTTACTATTTGGTGCATTAGGCGAAACATTTGTTATTGGAGGATTTCAACAAACCATTTCTATTTCATTAGGAATTATACTATTGCTCATTATACTACTTCCAAAACGTTACCTAAATGGCTTTATGTCGTTTAGCTTTATTTACAAAATAGTATCTGTTTTAAAAAGCAATCTTAGAAATCTGCTAAATTCAAACAACTATACTTCTCTTTTTATTATAGGCCTTTTAAATGGATTACTTCCATGCGGCCTGGTTTATGTTGGTATAGCAGGCGCTATAGCTGTAGGAAGCATACTTAAAGGAGGATTGTTTATGGCAATTTTTGGGGCAGGCACAATTCCTGCATTGTTTGCTGTATCTGTATTTACACAAAACATAAGTCTTGTATTTCGAAAACAGATAACCAAAGCAGTCCCGTTCTTTATCGGAGTTATGGCAGTGCTATTAATTGTAAGGGGACTGAATCTAGGGATACCATACCTTAGTCCGGAAATATCTGAAAAAAAAGCAGAGTGTAGTAAATGTTGTCATAAATAA
- the hemN gene encoding oxygen-independent coproporphyrinogen III oxidase, producing the protein MNLVSKYNVQAPRYTSYPTVPYWDKTKPDVEEWKRLVKFSFDKSNEADGISIYIHLPFCESLCTYCGCNTRITVNHAVEDVYINYVLKEWSLYLSVLGDKPNIKEIHLGGGTPTFFSAENLKKLITGILENASLTKDAELSFEAHPNNTHLCHLKTMYDLGFRRISLGIQDFDPKVQEIINRVQPFEIVESVVNMARNIGYSSVNFDLVYGLPLQTKESVVNTINQVMLLKPDRIAFYSYAHVPWIKPGQRKFTEADLPVDNEKKELYETGRSLFKKNGYEDVGMDHFSLKSDTLYKAAISKKLHRNFMGYTHNYSLLMIGLGVSSISDSWYAFAQNAKIVEEYYKLLDENTLPLIKGHKLSSSDLILRKHILNLVCNYKTSWENESEKCSEIHTALDKLVEMEKDGLVEIHPSNVIVTEVGKGFLRNICMAFDARLWSEAPKTQLFSSSV; encoded by the coding sequence ATGAATTTAGTTAGCAAATACAATGTCCAAGCTCCTCGCTACACAAGCTATCCAACCGTTCCGTATTGGGACAAAACAAAACCTGATGTAGAAGAGTGGAAAAGACTGGTTAAATTTTCCTTCGACAAAAGCAATGAAGCCGATGGAATTAGTATTTACATTCATTTGCCGTTTTGTGAAAGCCTTTGCACCTATTGTGGATGCAACACCAGAATAACAGTGAATCATGCCGTTGAAGACGTATATATTAATTATGTTTTAAAAGAATGGAGTTTATATTTATCTGTATTAGGCGATAAGCCAAACATAAAAGAAATACACTTGGGTGGAGGAACTCCAACTTTTTTTAGTGCAGAAAATTTAAAAAAACTAATTACCGGCATTCTTGAAAACGCTTCTCTTACAAAAGATGCAGAGCTGAGCTTTGAAGCACATCCAAATAATACACACCTATGTCATCTTAAAACAATGTATGATTTAGGTTTTAGAAGAATAAGTTTAGGAATTCAAGATTTCGACCCTAAAGTTCAAGAAATTATAAACCGAGTGCAACCCTTTGAAATAGTTGAATCTGTTGTAAACATGGCACGCAACATTGGGTACAGCTCCGTTAATTTTGACTTAGTATATGGATTGCCATTGCAAACAAAGGAAAGTGTTGTTAATACAATTAATCAGGTAATGCTATTAAAGCCCGACAGAATTGCATTCTATAGTTATGCCCACGTGCCATGGATAAAACCCGGACAAAGAAAATTTACAGAAGCCGATTTACCCGTTGACAACGAAAAAAAAGAACTATACGAAACAGGAAGAAGTCTCTTCAAAAAAAATGGTTACGAAGATGTTGGAATGGATCACTTTTCTTTAAAATCTGACACCTTATACAAAGCGGCAATTTCAAAAAAACTGCATAGAAACTTTATGGGATACACACACAATTACAGCTTGCTTATGATTGGGTTGGGCGTTTCATCAATAAGCGATAGCTGGTATGCGTTTGCTCAAAATGCAAAAATTGTGGAAGAGTATTATAAATTACTGGATGAAAATACACTGCCCTTAATAAAGGGACATAAGCTCAGCTCCTCCGACTTAATACTTAGAAAGCACATTCTAAATCTTGTATGTAACTACAAAACTTCTTGGGAAAACGAGAGTGAAAAATGTTCAGAAATACATACCGCATTAGATAAACTAGTAGAAATGGAAAAGGATGGTTTGGTAGAAATACATCCTAGCAATGTTATTGTAACAGAAGTAGGAAAAGGATTCTTAAGAAATATTTGTATGGCTTTTGACGCTAGACTTTGGAGTGAAGCTCCGAAAACGCAACTATTCAGTTCGTCTGTATAA
- a CDS encoding universal stress protein, whose product MTKLQSILVPTDFSSNSENAVNYGVDLAATCGAKLVLLHVYQVPVQLSENPIPLISISELEDANRAALEKYRKKIVSKYPSIEISIVLKLGFVVDEILEAANENKVDLIVMGITGVGAGLNSLIGSSTATVLKKSKTPILVIPANSKFKKIENIALAFDYKNNIASDALMQVKKYSQLFGAKVVALNVFKPEAVPTVEEAAMGINVKNSLGTIDCDFKYLQSEDVVEELNQFVDSYQCDWLVMFPHNYNLFEGLFHKSSTKQMAYHTHIPLLSIHQ is encoded by the coding sequence ATGACAAAGCTTCAATCGATTCTTGTGCCTACCGATTTTTCATCCAATTCTGAAAATGCGGTAAATTATGGTGTTGATTTGGCTGCAACCTGTGGAGCTAAACTAGTTTTGCTTCATGTATATCAGGTTCCGGTGCAGTTGAGCGAGAATCCGATTCCTCTTATCTCAATATCTGAATTAGAAGATGCTAATAGAGCTGCATTGGAAAAGTATCGAAAGAAAATTGTAAGCAAGTATCCTTCAATTGAAATAAGTATTGTTCTAAAGCTAGGTTTTGTTGTGGATGAAATTTTAGAGGCTGCAAATGAAAATAAGGTTGATTTGATTGTGATGGGAATTACCGGTGTAGGAGCAGGGCTAAATAGTTTAATTGGAAGTTCTACTGCAACAGTTTTAAAGAAATCAAAAACACCAATACTTGTAATTCCAGCAAATAGTAAGTTTAAGAAAATTGAAAATATTGCCTTGGCGTTTGATTATAAAAACAATATAGCTTCCGATGCGCTCATGCAAGTGAAGAAATATAGCCAATTGTTTGGTGCTAAAGTTGTTGCATTGAATGTTTTTAAGCCCGAAGCAGTTCCTACAGTTGAGGAAGCTGCAATGGGAATAAATGTGAAAAATTCTCTGGGAACTATAGATTGCGACTTCAAATATCTTCAGTCGGAAGATGTTGTAGAAGAGCTGAATCAATTTGTAGATTCTTACCAATGTGATTGGTTGGTAATGTTTCCTCATAATTATAATTTGTTTGAAGGATTGTTTCATAAAAGCAGTACCAAGCAAATGGCATATCATACTCACATTCCACTTCTAAGTATCCACCAATAA
- a CDS encoding response regulator, which yields MKKILLIEDNKDMRENTAEILELSNYQVVTAVNGKEGVAMAQKEKPDLIICDIMMPMLDGYGVLHMLSKNDETANIPFIFLTAKAERSDLRKGMEMGADDYLTKPFDDIELLNAIESRLRKLELLKNDFSKGSEGLNEFISNAKKFEDLKKLSEKYDSKELKKKEVLYTESSTVKGLYFLNKGKIKTYRTNEQGKELITGLFKEGDFIGYLALLEEGNYSDSAMALEDSEVSLVPKEDFYSLIYKNADVSRKFIKILSDNLKEKEEELLKLAYNSVRKRVAEALVKLHARFSTNPENAFSISISREDLANLAGTATETTIRTLSDFKEEGLVEIKGSSITIKNLGKISTMKN from the coding sequence ATGAAAAAAATTTTATTGATTGAGGACAATAAGGATATGCGTGAAAATACAGCGGAAATATTAGAGTTGTCTAACTATCAAGTTGTGACTGCGGTAAATGGGAAAGAAGGCGTTGCAATGGCACAGAAAGAAAAGCCGGATTTGATTATATGTGATATTATGATGCCAATGCTCGATGGATATGGCGTTTTACATATGCTTTCAAAGAATGATGAAACTGCTAACATCCCTTTTATTTTTTTAACCGCAAAGGCAGAACGAAGCGATTTACGTAAAGGAATGGAAATGGGGGCTGATGATTATTTGACAAAGCCCTTTGATGATATTGAGCTGTTGAATGCGATTGAAAGTAGGCTTAGAAAGCTAGAGTTGTTGAAAAATGATTTTAGCAAAGGTTCTGAAGGGTTAAATGAGTTTATTTCTAATGCTAAGAAATTTGAGGATTTAAAAAAACTATCCGAGAAGTATGATTCTAAAGAACTTAAAAAGAAGGAGGTTTTATACACAGAAAGCTCGACTGTAAAAGGATTGTATTTTTTGAATAAAGGAAAGATAAAAACATATAGAACTAACGAGCAAGGAAAGGAATTAATTACAGGATTGTTTAAGGAGGGCGATTTTATTGGCTACTTGGCATTGTTAGAAGAGGGCAACTATTCTGATTCTGCAATGGCATTAGAAGATTCCGAAGTGTCTCTTGTACCTAAGGAAGATTTTTATTCGTTGATTTATAAGAATGCAGACGTTTCAAGAAAATTCATAAAAATATTATCTGATAATTTAAAAGAGAAAGAAGAAGAGTTGCTTAAGTTGGCCTATAACTCCGTTCGGAAAAGAGTTGCTGAAGCTTTGGTTAAATTACATGCCCGCTTTAGTACGAATCCAGAAAATGCATTTAGCATAAGTATTTCTAGAGAAGATTTAGCCAATTTGGCCGGTACGGCAACAGAAACAACCATTCGCACACTTAGTGATTTTAAGGAGGAGGGCTTAGTTGAAATCAAAGGAAGTTCAATTACAATTAAAAATTTAGGAAAAATTTCTACAATGAAAAACTGA